DNA sequence from the Kiloniellales bacterium genome:
GCCGGAGGCCTTGAAGATCAACACGAAGCCGAGCGCCACGAGGGAGTACATCACCCCCTGCAGCAGGCCGGCCAGCAGCACCTCGAAGTAGTAGCCCCAGGTGAAGAAGAAGCTCGGGTCGAGGCCGGCGACGAGCTGGAGAGCCAGGCCGAGCCCCGCGATCCCGAGCAGGGGCGAGATCATCCAGAGGGTCAGAGTGAGGGGCGCTGCCATCGAAACGCCCCTAGTGGCTCACGCCGAGGTAGGCGTCGATCACGGCCTGGTTGCGGCGCACCTCGTCCGGCGTGCCGTCGGCCAGCTTGCGGCCGTAGTCGAGCACCACGACCCGGTCCGAGATATCCATGACCACGCCCATATCGTGCTCGATCAGGGCGATGGTCGTGCCGAACTCGTCGTTGACGTCGAGGATGAAGCGGCACATGTCCTCCTTCTCCTCGACGTTCATGCCGGCCATGGGCTCGTCGAGCAGCAAGAGGTCCGGCTCCGCGGCCAGTGCGCGGCCGAGCTCGACCCGCTTCTGCAGGCCGTAGGGCAGGCGGCCGACCGGGGTCTTGCGGATCTGCTGGATCTCCAGGAAGTCGATGATGTTCTCGACGAAGGCGCGGTTCTCCATTTCCTCCCGCTGGGCCGGCCCGTAGTAGAGCGCTTGCCAGAGGAAGTTGCGTTTCATCTTGAGCAGGCGCCCGGTCATGATGTTGTCGAGGGTCGACATGCCGCGAAACAGCGCGATGTTCTGAAAGGTCCGCGCGATGCCCTGCTTGGCGGCCTCGTGGGGGCGCATCTGCTTGCGCGTCGCGCCCTTGAAGGTGATCGAGCCCTGCTGCGGGTGGTAGAAGCCGTTGATCACGTTCAGCATCGACGACTTGCCGGCGCCGTTCGGGCCGATGATCGCGCGAATCTCGTGCTCCCGAATGTCGAAGCTGACGTCGGAGATCGCCCGCACGCCGCCGAAGGAGAGGGAGATGTTCTCCACCTCGAGAAGCGTGCCGCCGATTCGCGCCGCCCGCGCCGCCTCGTCGGACGCGCCCGGCCCGGCCGCAACCTCCGCCGGCGGCGCCTTGATTAGGGTTTCCGCCACGCTCAGCCCGCCTTCTTCATGGGTTGATAGGTCTCGGCCGACGCGATCGCCAGATCCGCGGCCAGCTTGCCCTTGCGCCCGTCCTCGAAGGTCACCTCGGACTCGATGAAGGCGTGGTCGTCGCCGCCGTAGAGCCCGTCGATCAGCGGCGCGTAGCGCTCGGTGACGGTCCGCCGCCGGACCTTGCGGGTCCGGGTCAGCTCGCCGTCGTCGGCGTCGAGCTCCTTGTGCAGGATTAGGAAGCGGCGGATCTGCGAGCCGGCCAGCTGCGGGTCCTCGGCGAGGTCGCGGTTCACCTGCTCGACGTGGCTCTTGATGATCTCGTAGACCTGTGGGTTGGCCGCCAGCTCCTGGTAGCTGCCATAGGCGACGTTGTTGCGCTCCGCCCAGTTGCCCATGGCCTCCAGGTCGATGTTGACGAAGGCCGAGACGTAGTCGCGGCCGCTGCCGAACACCACAGCCTCGCGGATGTTGGGGAAGAACTTCAGCTTGTTCTCCACGTACTTCGGCGCGAAGAGGCTGCCGTCGTTCAGCTTGCCGACGTCCTTCGCCCGGTCGATGATCTTGAGGTGGCCATCTTCCGCGAAGAAGCCGGCGTCGCCGGTGTGGACCCAGCCGTCCGGCGTCTTGGCCTCGGCGGTCGCCTCGGAATTCTTGAAGTATTCCTGGAACACGCCCGGCGAGCGGAACAGGACCTCGCCGCTGTCGGCGATGCGGATCTCGACCCCGGGCGCCGGCTTGCCGACGCTATCGGCCCTGATCTCGCCGTCCGGCTGCATGGTAATGAAGACGCTGGCCTCGGTGCTGCCGTAGAGCTGCTTCAGGTTGATGCCGAGCGAGCGGTAGAACTGGAAGATGTCTGGACCGATCGCCTCGCCGGCCGTGTAGGCAATTCTGATCCGGCTGAAGCCGAGCGAGTTCTTCAGCGGGCCGTAGATCAAGAGTTCGCCCAGCCCGTAGAGCAGGCGGTCGCCGAGCGAGACCCGCTGGCCGTCGAGAATCCGCACGCCGACCCGGCGCGCCAGCTTCATGAAGGCGTCGAACAGCCGGCGCTTGACCCAGCCGGCGTCCTCCATGCGGATCATCACGGTGGTCAGGATGTTCTCGAAGATGCGCGGCGGCGCGAAGAAGTAGGTCGGCCCCAGCTCGTTGAGGTCGTGCATCACCGTGGCGCCCGACTCGGGACAGGAGACGCAGAAGCCGGCCCAATAGGCCTGGCCATAGGAGAAGATATGGTCGCCGACCCAGGCCATGGGCAGGTAGGCGAGCATCTCTTCCTGTTCGGTCAGCCGGTCGAACTCGACCGAGTTCTTCGCGGTCTGGATCACGTTGTCGAAGGTCAGCACCACGCCTTTGGGCTGCCCCGTCGTCCCGGAAGTATAGAGGATGATCGAGGTGTCGCGGCCCTGGCTCTTGGCGATCTCGGCCTCGAAGAAATCGGGATGGTCCCGGTCGAAGGCCCGGCCCTTCTCCTGGACCTCCTCGAAGCCGTGCAGAATGTCGCGGGAATAGTGGCGCAGGCCGCGCGCGTCGTCGTAGACGATCTGCTCGAGCCGTGGGCAGCGCTCCCGGACCTCGAGCAGCTTGTCGACCTGTTCCTGGTCCTCGGCCATGGCGAAGCGGATCTCGGCGTGGTCGAGCACGAAGGCCATCTCGCCGGCCACGGAATCCTGATAGATCGGCACCGGCACCGCGCCGATCGACTGCGCCGCCACCATGGTCCAGTAGAGCCGCGGCCGGTTGTCGCCGATCACCGCGATCTTGTCGCCGCGCTTCAGGCCGTAGGCGGCGAGACCGCAGGCCAGCGCGCGCACCTCGTCGAGCGCCTCGCCCCAGGTCCAGCTCTGCCAGATGCCGAGATTCTTCTCCCGCACGGCCGTCCGGTCGCCGCGCGCGCGGGCGTTGCGCAGCAGCAGCTTGGGAAAGGTATCGGCGGCCTCGGCGCTCACGCCGCCGGGCCCTGCTTGGGATCCACTGGATCGCCCTCCCTGTACAACGCATCCCTTCCGGACACTTGGCGCGGAGTTTAGTGTGCGCGCCGCGCCATGACAATCTTTCGGGCCGTAGCCGCGGCGGTCCGTATCTGCTAGAGCGGAATCACCGGGTTTGACGGATCGCCTCCGACGATTCAGTCAGACCCGGACCTGCTCTAGGTGCCTGCAAAGAGCGCCGACCAACCGGAGACGGGGCCCGTGCCCGAACCAGCCGCCTCGGCCAGCGAGGACTTCAGCGTAACCGCCGACGGCCGGCGGCTCGCCGTGCGCCGACTGCGGCCGCCGGGCGCCGCCGCTGCCGGGCCGACCCTGGTTTTTCTCCACGAGGGGCTCGGCTCCATCGCCCAGTGGCGCGACTTCCCGACGGCGCTGTGCGCGCTGACCGGCCGGCCGGGCCTGGTCTACGACCGCTGGGGCTTCGGCGGCTCGGACCCGGTGACGCTGCCGCGCCCGACCGACTACCTGGAACGCGAGGCGACCGGGGCCCTGCCCGCCGTGCTGGAGGCCTGCGGGATCCAGCGGCCGATCCTGATCGGCCACAGCGACGGCGGCACGATCGCCCTGCTCTACGCCGCCGCCTTTCCGGATCGACCGGCCGGCTGCATCACCGAGGCGGCCCACGTCTTCGTCGAGGCCGTCACCCTGGCCGGCATCCGCCAGGCGGTCGCCGCCTGGGACGCGGGGGAGCTGCGCTGGCGCCTGGAGCGCTACCACGGCGACAAGACCGAGAGCGCCTTCCGCGGCTGGGCCGAGACCTGGCTGAGCCCCGCGTTCCGCAACTGGAACATCGTCGAGCGGCTGCCCGGCATCACCTGTCCGCTCCTGGTCATGCAGGGCGCGGACGACGAGTACGGGACGCCGGCCCAGGTCGCCGCGATCGCCGAAGGCGCCGCCGGCCTGGTCGAGACCTGCCTGCTGCCCGACTGCGCCCACATTCCCCACCTCCAGGCGCGCGACCGGGTGCTGGCGGAGATGTCCGCCTTCGTGAATGCGGTTAGGGCCTAAAGCGCGGTCTCACGAGGCGTTCAACAACTGGACATTGCCCCGCAACTGCACCATTTTTCGCAGGGGAACACCCGGCCGTGCACCGCAAAGGGCGCTCGGGCCGACAAAGCGCATTCAGGAAGAAACCTCGTCTGAACCCTTGGAAGGAGCACCCGCCGTGAGCCTCGGCCAAGACACACTGAAGACCCGCCGCAAGCTGACGGTCGGCGGCAAGGACTACGACTACTTCAGCCTCGAAGCCGCGGAGGAAAGGCTAGGCGATCTCTCGCGCCTGCCGTTTTCCCTCAAGGTGCTTCTGGAGAACCTCCTGCGCTACGAGGAC
Encoded proteins:
- a CDS encoding ABC transporter ATP-binding protein; translated protein: MGGTLLEVENISLSFGGVRAISDVSFDIREHEIRAIIGPNGAGKSSMLNVINGFYHPQQGSITFKGATRKQMRPHEAAKQGIARTFQNIALFRGMSTLDNIMTGRLLKMKRNFLWQALYYGPAQREEMENRAFVENIIDFLEIQQIRKTPVGRLPYGLQKRVELGRALAAEPDLLLLDEPMAGMNVEEKEDMCRFILDVNDEFGTTIALIEHDMGVVMDISDRVVVLDYGRKLADGTPDEVRRNQAVIDAYLGVSH
- a CDS encoding alpha/beta hydrolase; the protein is MPEPAASASEDFSVTADGRRLAVRRLRPPGAAAAGPTLVFLHEGLGSIAQWRDFPTALCALTGRPGLVYDRWGFGGSDPVTLPRPTDYLEREATGALPAVLEACGIQRPILIGHSDGGTIALLYAAAFPDRPAGCITEAAHVFVEAVTLAGIRQAVAAWDAGELRWRLERYHGDKTESAFRGWAETWLSPAFRNWNIVERLPGITCPLLVMQGADDEYGTPAQVAAIAEGAAGLVETCLLPDCAHIPHLQARDRVLAEMSAFVNAVRA
- a CDS encoding AMP-binding protein, producing the protein MSAEAADTFPKLLLRNARARGDRTAVREKNLGIWQSWTWGEALDEVRALACGLAAYGLKRGDKIAVIGDNRPRLYWTMVAAQSIGAVPVPIYQDSVAGEMAFVLDHAEIRFAMAEDQEQVDKLLEVRERCPRLEQIVYDDARGLRHYSRDILHGFEEVQEKGRAFDRDHPDFFEAEIAKSQGRDTSIILYTSGTTGQPKGVVLTFDNVIQTAKNSVEFDRLTEQEEMLAYLPMAWVGDHIFSYGQAYWAGFCVSCPESGATVMHDLNELGPTYFFAPPRIFENILTTVMIRMEDAGWVKRRLFDAFMKLARRVGVRILDGQRVSLGDRLLYGLGELLIYGPLKNSLGFSRIRIAYTAGEAIGPDIFQFYRSLGINLKQLYGSTEASVFITMQPDGEIRADSVGKPAPGVEIRIADSGEVLFRSPGVFQEYFKNSEATAEAKTPDGWVHTGDAGFFAEDGHLKIIDRAKDVGKLNDGSLFAPKYVENKLKFFPNIREAVVFGSGRDYVSAFVNIDLEAMGNWAERNNVAYGSYQELAANPQVYEIIKSHVEQVNRDLAEDPQLAGSQIRRFLILHKELDADDGELTRTRKVRRRTVTERYAPLIDGLYGGDDHAFIESEVTFEDGRKGKLAADLAIASAETYQPMKKAG